A window of the Brassica oleracea var. oleracea cultivar TO1000 chromosome C1, BOL, whole genome shotgun sequence genome harbors these coding sequences:
- the LOC106336852 gene encoding uncharacterized protein LOC106336852: MGHDYSYSQPSESEDYGGNSVDSGYSETKDLIRRDQAEISYNARAPAHYPPQPEVEFGFPQTCYCGGQPLLATSDSRNDPGRRYYTCENVDDRECHVWKWWDVAVMEEMRARDRHVLQLAEKVDNLTLLSDYETEQKLTRLEKIVCDLGKEKSRFGNGFE; encoded by the exons ATGGGACATGACTATAGCTACAGCCAGCCATCAGAGTCAGAGGATTATGGTGGGAACTCTGTCGACAGTGGCTACAGCGAAACGAAAGATCTTATTCGCCGGGACCAAGCTGAGATAAGCTACAATGCTCGTGCGCCGGCTCATTACCCTCCGCAACCCGAGGTTGAGTTTGGATTCCCGCAGACATGCTACTGTGGTGGTCAGCCTCTTCTTGCAACATCTGACAGTAGGAATGATCCTG GTAGAAGATACTACACATGTGAGAATGTTGATGATAGAGAGTGCCATGTTTGGAAATGGTGGGATGTGGCGGTTATGGAGGAGATGAGAGCTAGGGATAGACACGTCCTTCAGCTGGCTGAAAAGGTAGATAATCTTACCCTTTTGAGTGACTATGAGACTGAGCAGAAGCTGACTAGGCTAGAGAAGATAGTGTGTGATTTAGGTAAGGAGAAATCAAGGTTTGGCAATGGGTTTGAATAA
- the LOC106336861 gene encoding uncharacterized protein LOC106336861, with the protein MISERCKSTPISGDCNPKSKRVSFISLTPHGSPPPISADCIPNRNESPFPSSVNIGVSEIPPFSSQQSDAPSLPKVTAAERSQRRKWTPADDEVLISAWINTSKDAVIGNEQKSGTFWKRVGEYCAASPHAREDGAKREHLHCKQRWHIINDLPNKFCGAFAKWLNLNTPKDSGSSKRKTGEPSSQTSSTNVGDHEIRPEGVKPAKSKRNTAQGKSLAEYTTIWEMKKEDLAMKEKLSKLAILDTLLAKKEPLTEAEEVVKNKLLAELI; encoded by the exons ATGATATCTGAGCGGTGTAAG TCCACACCGATCTCCGGCGATTGCAACCCCAAATCGAAACGAGTCTCCTTTATTTCGCTCACTCCTCACGGATCTCCGCCACCGATCTCCGCCGATTGCATCCCAAACCGAAACGAGTCTCCTTTTCCTTCTAGTGTAAACATTGGAGTATCAGAGATCCCTCCTTTCAGTTCACAACAATCTGATGCTCCATCTCTACCCAAAGTAACAGCGGCGGAGCGTAGTCAGAGGAGGAAATGGACCCCAGCTGATGACGAGGTTCTAATCAGTGCCTGGATAAACACATCTAAGGATGCTGTTATTGGAAATGAACAAAAGTCAGGGACCTTCTGGAAACGAGTAGGAGAATATTGTGCAGCAAGTCCTCATGCTAGAGAGGATGGTGCAAAGAGAGAGCATCTTCATTGTAAGCAGAGGTGGCACATAATCAATGATCTCCCTAACAAGTTCTGTGGCGCGTTTGCG AAATGGCTTAACCTTAACACTCCTAAAGATAGTGGCAGTTCAAAGAGGAAAACTGGTGAGCCAAGTTCCCAAACTTCAAGCACCAATGTTGGTGATCATGAGATCCGGCCTGAAGGTGTCAAGCCTGCTAAATCTAAAAGGAATACTGCTCAAGGGAAGTCTCTTGCTGAGTATACGACCATTTGGGAAATGAAGAAGGAGGATTTGGCGATGAAGGAAAAACTGTCAAAGCTGGCCATACTAGACACTCTCCTGGCCAAGAAAGAACCATTAACTGAGGCCGAAGAAGTTGTCAAGAATAAGCTCCTAGCCGAGTTGATCTGA